From Planococcus halocryophilus, the proteins below share one genomic window:
- a CDS encoding TRAP transporter large permease codes for MALVLFLLLMALFLINVPIAVGLGLASTLVFFIDGNVSLIVIIQRMFNSVDSFPLMAIPFFILAGKLMESGGISRRLIHLANVIFGRVKGGLGIVSIVACAFFAAISGSAAATTAAVGALMIPAMVNKGYDKSFATAIQAAGGTIGIMIPPSVPLVLYGVAAGVSVSELFIAGIVPGLFVMVSLILLVYLISLKEGYGGGEKFGLKDFFKAFLDAFLALMMPVIILGGIYGGIFTPTEAAVVAVVYGLFVGIFIYREIKLTDLARIFSSSVVVTSVIMFIIAGASVFGYYLTRQRIPAELTELMLSVTDNWIIALLILNLLLLICGVFLETSAAIIILTPILVPIANALGIDLVHFGIIMIVNLGIGFITPPVGVNLFVAANIAGTKFESLLKAIVPFILVMIVDVLIISFIPAITLFLIGD; via the coding sequence ATGGCATTGGTATTATTTCTTTTATTGATGGCTTTATTTTTGATTAATGTACCGATTGCTGTTGGCCTGGGACTTGCTTCGACGCTCGTTTTCTTCATTGACGGTAATGTTTCATTAATTGTTATTATTCAGCGAATGTTTAACTCGGTTGACTCTTTTCCGCTTATGGCGATTCCCTTTTTCATCTTGGCAGGCAAGTTGATGGAAAGTGGTGGGATTTCCCGCCGACTCATTCACTTGGCGAATGTCATTTTTGGACGTGTTAAAGGAGGACTCGGAATTGTATCAATCGTTGCGTGTGCCTTTTTTGCAGCGATTTCGGGTTCTGCAGCTGCAACAACAGCCGCGGTGGGGGCATTAATGATCCCGGCCATGGTGAATAAAGGCTACGACAAAAGCTTTGCGACAGCTATTCAAGCGGCTGGTGGAACCATCGGAATTATGATTCCTCCTAGTGTACCTTTAGTACTTTACGGAGTGGCAGCAGGGGTTTCTGTTAGTGAATTGTTTATCGCAGGAATTGTTCCAGGATTGTTTGTTATGGTTTCACTTATTTTACTTGTTTACCTAATTTCCTTAAAAGAAGGCTATGGCGGTGGAGAAAAATTTGGCTTGAAAGATTTCTTTAAAGCCTTTCTCGACGCATTCCTCGCTTTAATGATGCCAGTAATTATTTTAGGTGGAATTTATGGAGGGATTTTCACTCCAACAGAAGCTGCGGTTGTCGCGGTAGTATATGGCTTGTTTGTCGGTATATTTATATATCGTGAAATTAAATTGACCGACTTGGCAAGGATTTTCTCTTCTTCTGTTGTTGTGACTTCGGTCATTATGTTTATTATTGCCGGTGCCTCTGTATTTGGTTACTACTTAACGCGTCAGCGAATTCCAGCCGAATTGACGGAATTGATGCTCAGTGTGACGGATAACTGGATTATTGCCTTACTAATTCTGAACTTGTTATTGCTGATTTGTGGAGTGTTCCTTGAAACTTCAGCAGCCATCATTATTTTAACGCCGATTCTTGTGCCAATTGCCAATGCACTTGGTATTGATTTAGTGCATTTCGGTATTATTATGATCGTAAACTTAGGAATCGGATTTATCACGCCTCCAGTTGGAGTCAATTTATTTGTGGCTGCAAATATTGCTGGGACTAAATTTGAAAGTTTGTTAAAAGCAATTGTGCCATTTATTTTAGTAATGATTGTCGATGTCTTGATCATTTCGTTTATTCCGGCAATCACGTTATTCCTAATTGGTGACTAA
- a CDS encoding GNAT family N-acetyltransferase yields the protein MYKKKQYAFSDNKPVLVEIRQYTKSDFPALIAIQKESFPHPFPEELWWNSEQLTNHTELYPEGAICIEVEGEIAGSITALLTDFDPISPMHTWEDATDNGYIRNHNPKGNTLYIVDICIRPKYRSLKLGQLLMHAMYERVIEDELDRLLGGGRMPGFHEFSDRLTAEQYAEQVVSGEIKDPVLSFLLSCGRTPVCIVKNYLEDEESRGYALLMEWENPFHHEQ from the coding sequence ATGTATAAGAAGAAACAATATGCTTTTAGTGATAACAAGCCCGTTTTAGTGGAAATACGACAATACACAAAATCAGATTTTCCGGCATTGATTGCCATTCAAAAAGAAAGTTTCCCCCACCCGTTTCCGGAGGAACTTTGGTGGAACTCAGAGCAGCTGACAAACCATACGGAATTATATCCTGAAGGTGCTATATGTATCGAAGTCGAAGGAGAAATTGCTGGGTCGATTACAGCTTTGCTAACAGATTTTGATCCAATATCACCAATGCATACGTGGGAGGATGCAACAGATAATGGCTATATTCGAAATCACAATCCAAAAGGCAACACTTTGTATATCGTCGACATCTGCATTCGTCCTAAATACCGATCGTTAAAACTAGGTCAGTTATTAATGCATGCGATGTATGAACGTGTTATAGAAGATGAGTTAGACCGATTGCTTGGTGGAGGAAGGATGCCAGGGTTTCATGAATTTTCTGATCGGCTCACTGCAGAACAATACGCTGAGCAAGTAGTATCGGGGGAAATTAAAGATCCGGTTCTTTCTTTCTTACTAAGCTGCGGCAGAACACCAGTGTGCATCGTAAAAAATTATTTAGAAGATGAAGAGTCTAGAGGATATGCACTATTAATGGAGTGGGAAAATCCTTTTCATCATGAACAATAG
- a CDS encoding helix-turn-helix domain-containing protein has translation MNVGSIIKYYRTKNGLTQSQLAEGICSISHLSKTESNAYSPHESTIKALLLKMGVQLNKEMDKHKQLERTIGQFIDCSLHYDLETMRRIYKQLERENDYIQSTDLVNQYELYKFRFYIYDYNLTKAEQQKKLLERMKASFLAPELWVHQFFQSLYFSMVGDNIKSFEFLNKMDIGIQSIPQKFEGEFYYQKARMLVLADRYELSAHFAELAVQSFQLHHNYIRLLHAQMLLAINYTRRNLLVQAESLYEVLIRNTHLTNQTALHNQTLYNYTELLRMKHAHGEALVILQSLKEAVERDTYFYKAVLTSLLESMMETGQDPSIHIEELKAISTKPEEEFFRIYANYFEKRNFSQPDLMTYCEDIMFQFFRNNGYIKETRNVAAELARHYSKQQQWEKAYFYQSFWNENGGELN, from the coding sequence ATGAATGTCGGTTCAATCATCAAGTATTATCGGACAAAAAATGGTCTAACGCAGTCACAATTGGCGGAAGGCATTTGTTCAATTTCACATTTAAGCAAAACTGAATCGAATGCTTACAGCCCCCATGAATCTACCATCAAAGCATTGTTGTTAAAAATGGGTGTTCAATTGAACAAAGAGATGGATAAACATAAACAGCTCGAGCGGACGATTGGACAATTTATCGATTGTTCGCTTCATTACGATCTAGAAACGATGAGAAGAATTTATAAGCAGTTGGAAAGAGAAAATGATTATATTCAATCAACCGATTTGGTCAATCAATACGAACTTTATAAATTTCGTTTTTATATTTACGATTATAATTTGACCAAAGCGGAACAACAGAAAAAGCTATTAGAACGAATGAAAGCTTCTTTTTTAGCGCCAGAACTCTGGGTTCATCAATTTTTTCAATCGCTATACTTCTCAATGGTGGGCGACAACATAAAATCTTTTGAATTTCTAAACAAAATGGATATAGGGATTCAAAGCATTCCACAGAAATTTGAAGGAGAGTTTTATTATCAAAAGGCGCGAATGTTAGTGCTTGCAGACCGTTACGAACTGTCAGCACATTTTGCTGAATTGGCGGTTCAATCTTTCCAACTCCACCACAATTACATCCGACTACTCCATGCCCAAATGCTTTTAGCGATCAACTATACACGTAGAAATTTGCTTGTTCAGGCAGAGAGTCTCTATGAAGTACTAATTCGCAACACCCATTTAACTAATCAAACAGCGTTACACAACCAAACGCTTTATAATTACACAGAATTATTAAGGATGAAACATGCCCATGGTGAAGCGTTAGTGATTCTTCAATCGTTAAAAGAAGCAGTAGAACGGGATACGTATTTCTACAAAGCTGTTTTAACGAGTTTATTAGAATCTATGATGGAAACGGGCCAAGATCCTTCTATACACATTGAAGAATTGAAAGCGATAAGTACTAAGCCAGAAGAAGAGTTTTTTCGAATTTATGCCAATTATTTTGAGAAAAGGAATTTTTCCCAACCAGACCTTATGACCTATTGTGAAGATATAATGTTCCAATTTTTCAGAAATAATGGTTATATAAAAGAAACAAGAAATGTTGCAGCGGAACTTGCACGTCATTATAGCAAGCAGCAACAATGGGAAAAAGCGTATTTCTATCAATCTTTCTGGAATGAGAATGGTGGTGAGTTGAATTGA
- a CDS encoding S8 family peptidase, with protein MKKSAKFITTAILTATMLIPAMGVSANGDSVEKANGNEKFRVLVDSANQKELKNAKSQYGVHWDFENEGFTTNMNEKQFEALQKNKNITVEKVPEYSIDETSAEPLAQYSTMAASQSTPWGIKAIYNNSNLTQTSGGAGINIAVLDTGVNVNHADLANNVEQCKDFTLTSSITNGTCTDRQGHGTHVAGSALANGNGGLYGVAPQSDLWAYKVLGDDGSGSSDDIATAIRHVADQASALNTKVVINMSLGSPTESSLITSAVDYAYNKGVLVIAAAGNSGPSQGSIGFPGALKNAVAVAALENVIQNGTHRVADFSSRGYSFYDGDYSIGKYDVEISAPGAAVYSAWYTGGYATLSGTSMASPHAAGLAAKVWAANPSATNVQVRADLQNRAKSYDILSGYGAGYGDDYASGFGFSRVQ; from the coding sequence ATGAAAAAATCGGCAAAATTCATTACGACAGCAATATTGACAGCTACTATGTTAATACCGGCAATGGGCGTCAGCGCAAACGGGGATTCTGTTGAAAAAGCGAATGGCAATGAGAAATTTCGTGTATTGGTTGACTCAGCAAATCAAAAAGAGTTGAAAAATGCTAAAAGCCAATACGGTGTTCATTGGGATTTTGAAAACGAAGGATTCACAACCAATATGAACGAAAAGCAATTTGAAGCACTTCAGAAAAACAAAAATATAACAGTCGAAAAAGTTCCAGAATATAGCATTGATGAAACTTCAGCTGAGCCGCTAGCTCAATACTCAACTATGGCAGCTTCTCAATCCACACCATGGGGGATCAAAGCCATCTATAATAATTCAAACCTAACACAAACTTCTGGTGGAGCAGGTATTAACATTGCCGTACTCGATACTGGAGTGAATGTAAATCATGCAGATTTAGCGAACAATGTAGAACAATGTAAAGACTTTACATTAACTAGTAGCATCACGAATGGCACATGTACCGATCGCCAAGGACACGGAACGCATGTTGCAGGGTCTGCTTTAGCAAATGGTAACGGCGGCTTATACGGAGTAGCGCCACAATCTGACCTGTGGGCTTATAAAGTATTAGGAGATGATGGTTCGGGTTCTTCTGATGATATTGCGACAGCTATCCGCCACGTCGCAGATCAAGCAAGCGCATTAAATACAAAAGTAGTAATTAATATGTCGTTAGGATCTCCAACGGAAAGCAGCTTGATCACGAGCGCTGTTGACTACGCGTATAACAAAGGTGTATTAGTAATAGCAGCAGCAGGTAACTCAGGTCCTTCACAAGGCTCTATTGGCTTCCCAGGGGCTTTAAAAAATGCAGTTGCAGTAGCTGCACTTGAAAATGTTATTCAAAATGGTACACACCGCGTAGCTGATTTTTCTTCACGTGGCTATAGTTTTTACGATGGTGATTATTCTATTGGCAAATACGATGTTGAAATTTCAGCACCTGGCGCAGCAGTTTATTCCGCGTGGTATACAGGTGGCTATGCGACGCTAAGCGGAACATCGATGGCTTCGCCGCACGCAGCAGGACTTGCTGCTAAAGTTTGGGCAGCAAATCCAAGTGCAACAAACGTACAGGTGAGAGCAGATTTACAAAACCGTGCAAAATCATATGATATTCTCTCAGGATATGGTGCAGGCTATGGCGATGATTATGCATCAGGTTTCGGTTTTTCACGCGTTCAATAA
- the ilvD gene encoding dihydroxy-acid dehydratase, whose protein sequence is MKKDLRINSKVFSEGAMRAPNRAMLRSVGVTDEDFKKPMIGVASTWSEVTPCNIHIDDLAISAKKGARAAGGVPFIFNTITVSDGISMGTEGMKYSLSSRDVIADSIETVVGAESLDGLVAIGGCDKNIPGCLIAIANSEVPAVFVYGGTIAPGRHNNRDIDIVSVFEGVGQHNNGDMDDSTLRNIECGACPGAGSCGGMYTANTMASAAEAMGMSLPGSSSNPAVSAEKLADCEKAGAAVHNLLELDIYPKDIMTKEAFENAITVVMALGGSTNAILHLLAIAHAAEVDLTIDDFNRLQKTVPHLADLKPSGKYVMQDLHRVGGVQAVMKMLLEAGYLHGDCMTVTGKTVAENLNEAPALQEGQVVIMPFDNPKRKDGPLIVLKGNLSPSGAVAKVSGVKVKRHAGPARVYNNEKEATDAVMANEINEGDVLVIRYVGPKGGPGMPEMLSVSAILVGKGMDASVALLTDGRFSGGTHGLVVGHIAPEAQVGGPIALLEEGDIVTIDSELQEISMDVSEAELEERRKRWVAPPLHKKGVLGKYAHNVSCSSKGAVTDYLNRS, encoded by the coding sequence ATGAAAAAAGATTTGCGTATCAACAGCAAAGTTTTTAGTGAAGGGGCCATGAGAGCGCCTAACCGAGCGATGCTTCGTTCAGTAGGAGTGACAGACGAAGATTTTAAAAAACCAATGATCGGCGTCGCTAGCACGTGGAGTGAAGTGACGCCATGTAATATACATATTGATGACTTAGCAATTAGTGCCAAAAAAGGCGCTAGAGCAGCTGGAGGCGTCCCATTTATCTTTAATACAATCACGGTTTCTGATGGAATCTCAATGGGCACAGAAGGGATGAAGTATTCACTTTCAAGCCGAGATGTGATTGCAGATTCAATTGAAACAGTGGTAGGAGCAGAAAGTTTGGATGGCTTAGTCGCAATTGGTGGCTGTGATAAAAACATTCCAGGTTGCTTAATTGCTATTGCAAACTCTGAAGTTCCAGCTGTTTTTGTTTACGGAGGAACGATCGCTCCAGGTCGCCACAATAATAGAGATATTGATATTGTTTCTGTATTTGAAGGTGTGGGCCAACATAATAACGGCGACATGGATGACAGTACGTTACGCAATATCGAGTGTGGTGCATGTCCAGGCGCTGGGTCATGTGGCGGAATGTATACAGCCAACACAATGGCATCTGCTGCTGAAGCGATGGGAATGAGTTTGCCAGGAAGTTCTTCAAATCCAGCGGTATCAGCTGAGAAATTAGCGGATTGTGAAAAAGCAGGAGCAGCTGTACATAATTTACTTGAATTAGATATTTATCCAAAAGACATCATGACAAAAGAAGCATTTGAAAATGCGATTACGGTAGTCATGGCGCTAGGTGGATCGACAAATGCAATTCTTCATTTATTAGCGATAGCTCACGCGGCTGAAGTGGATTTAACGATTGATGACTTTAACCGATTGCAAAAAACGGTACCACATTTGGCTGATTTAAAACCAAGTGGAAAATATGTTATGCAAGATTTGCACCGAGTTGGCGGGGTTCAAGCGGTTATGAAAATGTTGCTAGAAGCTGGTTACTTGCATGGCGACTGTATGACGGTAACCGGAAAAACAGTGGCAGAAAATCTAAACGAAGCTCCGGCATTGCAAGAAGGTCAAGTAGTCATCATGCCTTTCGATAATCCGAAACGTAAAGATGGTCCACTCATTGTCTTAAAAGGAAACTTATCACCAAGCGGCGCAGTAGCAAAAGTATCGGGTGTGAAAGTAAAACGCCATGCAGGTCCTGCTCGCGTTTACAACAATGAAAAAGAAGCAACAGATGCTGTAATGGCCAATGAAATTAACGAAGGTGATGTATTAGTTATTCGTTATGTAGGACCAAAAGGTGGTCCGGGAATGCCGGAAATGCTGTCAGTTTCTGCAATTCTTGTCGGTAAAGGTATGGACGCATCAGTTGCATTACTGACAGACGGACGTTTTTCCGGCGGTACTCACGGCTTAGTAGTGGGCCATATCGCACCAGAAGCTCAAGTTGGCGGACCAATTGCCTTGCTTGAAGAAGGAGATATCGTAACTATCGATTCCGAGTTACAAGAAATTTCGATGGATGTATCTGAAGCTGAGTTGGAAGAACGCCGAAAACGTTGGGTTGCTCCACCGCTTCATAAAAAAGGTGTGCTCGGTAAATATGCGCATAATGTTTCTTGTTCATCAAAAGGAGCAGTTACTGATTACCTGAACCGTTCATAA
- a CDS encoding tartrate dehydrogenase yields MTAYKIAVLPGDGIGPDVTKEAVKVLEVLKKQDPTFDIVFEQFEWGSEYYLAHGHIMPEDGLDQLKNFDAILFGAVGDKRVPDEVTIWELIMPIRKNFQQYVNMRPIKRLAGIESPLKNEQPIDFMVFRENAEGEYSNIGGRLYQQHSQEMAIQNTVITKQGVERIAKYAFEYAQKNNKSKVTSATKSNAIIHSMKLWDEVVELVAKDYGDIELESNFIDALAAYFVLRPESFEVVIASNLFGDILTDLGAALVGGLGVSPSGNINPEGNFPSMFEAIHGSAPDIAGKGIANPIAQIWSAALMLNHLGREDLSTAIVDAIEQVIQEGNVLTPDLGGTSTTQEVGSAIAEKVLKLVEN; encoded by the coding sequence ATGACAGCTTATAAAATAGCGGTACTACCTGGAGATGGAATAGGGCCCGACGTTACGAAAGAAGCAGTAAAAGTGCTAGAAGTGTTAAAAAAGCAAGACCCAACATTCGACATCGTGTTTGAACAATTTGAATGGGGCAGTGAATATTATTTAGCTCACGGACATATTATGCCTGAGGATGGCTTGGATCAATTGAAAAATTTTGATGCGATTTTATTTGGAGCGGTAGGTGACAAACGCGTACCAGATGAAGTAACAATTTGGGAACTGATTATGCCGATTCGTAAAAACTTTCAACAATACGTCAATATGCGGCCGATTAAGCGATTGGCTGGTATTGAATCTCCTTTGAAAAACGAGCAACCAATAGACTTTATGGTATTCCGTGAAAATGCAGAAGGTGAGTATTCGAATATCGGCGGACGTTTGTATCAGCAACATTCGCAAGAAATGGCGATTCAAAATACGGTCATTACAAAACAAGGCGTCGAACGGATTGCCAAATATGCGTTTGAGTACGCGCAAAAAAACAACAAATCAAAAGTGACGAGTGCAACAAAATCCAATGCCATTATTCATTCGATGAAGTTATGGGACGAAGTTGTTGAATTGGTCGCGAAAGATTACGGAGACATTGAACTAGAAAGTAATTTCATCGATGCTTTGGCTGCATATTTTGTTTTGCGCCCTGAATCGTTTGAAGTGGTAATTGCTTCTAATTTATTCGGAGATATTTTAACGGATCTTGGAGCCGCTTTAGTAGGTGGATTGGGCGTTTCGCCATCGGGAAATATCAACCCAGAAGGCAATTTTCCTTCTATGTTTGAAGCGATTCACGGTTCAGCGCCGGACATCGCAGGAAAAGGAATTGCCAACCCGATTGCTCAAATTTGGTCAGCTGCATTAATGTTGAATCATTTAGGTCGTGAAGATCTTTCGACTGCTATTGTCGACGCGATTGAACAAGTAATTCAAGAAGGAAACGTATTGACGCCAGATTTAGGTGGCACTTCCACTACACAAGAAGTAGGTTCAGCTATTGCTGAGAAAGTCTTGAAGTTGGTGGAAAACTAG
- a CDS encoding TRAP transporter substrate-binding protein produces the protein MMASALALTACGSSDSESSGGESDENFVLQAGHSLPDDHPYHIALQEMADAVDERTDGQVTIEIFANSELGAERELTEGMGLGTVDLVVSSTAPVTNFVPELGVLDVPFLFKDRESAVEILEGDIGDELFTKMEDNGIIGLSWGENGYRHITNAIRPIETPEDLKGLKIRTQENEIHLAAFEALGAQPTPMAWTEAITALQQGVVDAQENPAIVADQFSLYDANQKYMSLTGHVYSVAIYMLSQKTYDELPEELRDIVVEEGQKAGARERELIVEMEKESLQTLKDQGMEIIEDVDTAPFQEAVLPVYDTIEHQDLLNEILDAQK, from the coding sequence ATGATGGCAAGTGCATTGGCTCTAACAGCGTGCGGCAGTTCTGATAGCGAATCGTCAGGTGGAGAATCGGATGAAAATTTTGTGCTTCAAGCAGGACATTCATTACCTGATGATCACCCGTACCATATAGCGCTACAAGAAATGGCAGATGCTGTTGATGAACGAACAGATGGACAAGTAACAATTGAAATTTTTGCTAACAGTGAACTTGGGGCAGAGCGTGAATTGACAGAAGGTATGGGACTTGGCACCGTTGATTTGGTGGTTTCTTCAACGGCACCTGTTACGAACTTTGTACCGGAATTAGGCGTTTTAGACGTACCGTTTCTTTTTAAAGACCGTGAATCAGCTGTAGAAATTCTAGAGGGTGATATCGGCGATGAGTTATTCACCAAAATGGAAGACAACGGCATTATCGGTTTGTCTTGGGGAGAAAATGGTTACCGACATATTACCAATGCAATCCGTCCAATCGAAACACCTGAAGATTTAAAAGGCTTGAAAATTAGAACGCAAGAAAATGAAATTCATTTAGCTGCATTTGAAGCATTAGGCGCACAACCAACTCCAATGGCTTGGACTGAAGCAATTACTGCTTTGCAACAAGGTGTAGTAGATGCACAAGAAAATCCAGCGATCGTTGCGGACCAATTTAGTTTATATGATGCAAATCAAAAGTACATGAGTTTAACAGGACACGTTTATTCTGTAGCCATCTATATGCTTAGCCAAAAAACTTACGATGAATTGCCAGAAGAACTGCGCGATATCGTTGTAGAAGAAGGACAAAAAGCAGGCGCAAGAGAACGTGAGTTAATCGTTGAAATGGAGAAAGAATCGCTTCAAACATTGAAAGATCAAGGAATGGAAATTATTGAAGATGTCGATACAGCTCCTTTCCAAGAAGCAGTTCTACCAGTATATGACACAATCGAACACCAAGACCTATTAAACGAAATTTTAGACGCGCAGAAATAA
- a CDS encoding TRAP transporter small permease, whose protein sequence is MNKLIGYMNFGIKHVLNLIMALLVTVVFLQVIFRFILNSPLAWTEELARYSLIWLTFLGAAYAMSSKAHIGMEFFVKLFAVPVRKALYSVATFASLLFFLLMVIEGYDLAMQGMSQTSPVLRIPMGVIYMVIPVSGAILIINMASQFSKDFKSGGV, encoded by the coding sequence ATGAATAAATTAATAGGCTATATGAATTTTGGTATTAAGCATGTATTAAATCTTATTATGGCATTGCTTGTTACCGTGGTGTTTCTTCAAGTGATTTTCCGTTTTATTTTGAATTCTCCATTAGCTTGGACGGAGGAATTGGCAAGGTACAGTTTAATTTGGCTGACGTTTTTAGGCGCTGCTTATGCGATGTCTTCAAAAGCACATATCGGAATGGAGTTTTTTGTAAAATTATTTGCGGTTCCTGTCCGCAAGGCGCTTTATAGTGTTGCGACATTTGCAAGTCTGCTTTTTTTCTTGTTGATGGTAATTGAGGGATATGATCTTGCAATGCAAGGAATGTCTCAAACTTCCCCAGTTTTACGGATTCCGATGGGCGTCATTTATATGGTAATTCCCGTGAGTGGGGCAATTTTAATTATTAATATGGCCTCGCAATTTTCCAAAGACTTTAAAAGCGGGGGTGTCTGA